The Nitrospirae bacterium YQR-1 genomic interval TTTGCCGTCTATTGCCGTGGGATTTCCCCTTTCATACTCTATTTCTACATATGTGGCGGCATCGGGGGCATTTTCCGGTGATACCATAAGCGTAAACATGTCCTGTGGGGGCTCCGCCCAAGGATCTTCCAAAATACCGCCCTCGTAACTTATATGAAGCACGTTTCTGTCCGTGCTGTAGGGTTTTTCCTTTGTCACGGGTATGTCTATTCCATGTGAGGAGGCGTACTCTATAAGTGATTGTCTTGATTTAAAAGGCCACATGCGCCATGGGGCTATTATCTTAATGTCAGGCTTAAGTGCATAGGAGCCAAGCTCAAAGCGTACCTGGTCATTGCCCTTACCGGTTGCGCCATGTGCAACGTATTCTGCATTTTCCTTTATAGCCGTCTCTATGAGTTTTTTTGCTATTAACGGTCTAGCAATTGATGTGCCAAGAAGGTAGTACTGTTCGTAAACGGCATTAGCCCGCAGCATTGGAAAGACGTAATCACGGACAAACTCCTCTTTCACATCTTCAACATAAACTTTAGAGGCGCCGGTTTTGAGAGCTTTTTCCCTGACATGGTCAAGTTCCTCACCCTGACCCAGGTCGGCGCAAAATGCTGTCACATCGGCATCAAAGCTCTCCTTTAACCACTTTATCCCTACCGACGTATCAAGCCCGCCGGAGTACGCAAGCACTACCTTTTTCATTCTGGCCAACCCCTCCGATTTCTTTTCTTTAAAAGTTAGCATTATAGTGTTAAAAATGTAAATATTTTTTTGCACTTTTAGCAAAACGGCTGTGCAAAAAAAAGGAATCCGGTATCCGGTGACCAAATCTCTAAACATGTGCTATAATGTGATAGTGCAAAGCAACGAGGGGATAAACCGGTTAAAGCAACACGTGGCAAGCCTCAAACGCCTTTGCCTTGAACACCTGTTTATGCTTAGCTCAACAGCACGTGGTGTGGCTAAGGAACGGGAAGTAAAATCTGATGAAATCAAAGGAGGATAACACTAAGGGTGTCAAAAGACGCTTATCAGGCAAATCTCCTGGGCGATATAAAATCAATACTTCTGTGCACAGACTGCTCTGAGTACTCAAAGTATGCCGTGTCGGAGGCGGTCAACTTGGCCGGTGTTTGCGGTACGAATTTAAATATTTTATATGTAAAGGAAAATCCGTCATTTTTAGAGGATTACACAGCAAACGAACAGCGCCACATGGATGAAATTCTTGAAATGGCCGCAGCTAATAATGTTGAGTGCAGCGCGCTGATAAGGTATGGATTAGAGCCTCATGAGGCAATAGCAGAGGAGTCAAGGAGGCTGAAAACCGACATAATCGTAATGGGTAAGCACGGTGGCAAAGGACTAAGCCGCCTTCTGATGGGAAGTGTTACAGCAAAAGTTATTGCCTATGCCGATTGCAAGGTTGCTGTTGTACCCAGGGACTCGGAGATGAAAGGAGAGACAATCCTGCTGGCCACAGACGGCTCTGCTTGCAGTAAGGCTGCTGAGATGGAAGCCATAATGATGGCTAAGCGTTGCAATAAGGTTAAAAAACTTGTCTCTATCACCGTTTATCCACACGAGGATAAACGTTACGAATATGAGGAAATAGTGAGCTCTTTAGAGTCCGCCGCCGCAGAAAACGGCGTTGCAGTGGAGTCCCTGCTGCTTTGCCACAACGACCCCTACAAGGCCATAGTGAATGTCTCCCTTGAGAGTGGTGCGGATTTAATCATCATAGGCAGCCACGGCAGGACAGGCCTAAGCAGGCTTTTGATGGGAAGTGTGTCGGAGCGGGTGGTGGCTCTTTCTTTTTGCCCCGTGTTGGTAGTTAAAGGCACATAAAGCGTGTTTGATACGTTAGTGTATGTGGGTGGTGAAAACGCCTTTGAACGGGGCGCCATCGGCACGCACATGCGCGGAGTAGTCAACGCCTTCCATAACACAAGCAGATTTAAAATTATCTTTATCGGCGGCAAGTACCACGATGAGGTTAACGACGGTGGCATCAAGGCCCACGAAATAAACATTCTGCCGGTTAACAGAAGCACCTCAATGGCCGGACGAATGGCAGCCTGTCTCAGGTACTCTTATAGTGTTATCCAGGCACTGAAAAAACTAATGCGTAACGGCAGTGATTTTTATGTTTACACACGGTACTCTCTTTATACCACTCCGGTTGTCCTTACATTTCTTAAAAAACACGGCATCAAAACCATTGTTGAATACAACGATGTAACAACAGACGTGTTGCTTTTTGAAAAAAACCTCAATCCTGGATTTTCAGCCGGAAAACTCATAAGAACCGGCAATTTAACTGTTAAAGCCATCCAAAGGCTTGAGGCATATTCATTTAAAAAGGCCGGCCTTATTGTCACTATGACTGAGGGACTCAGTAGATACATCCACGGCCTTACCCCTGAGGCCAACGTAATAGTTTCCAACAATGCCACCGGCATTGAAAATATCAGATACACCAGAGGCATAGACAAAAGTGGGCTGAGAGTAAAACTAAATTTATCGCCGGACTTATTTTACATCTGCTACCTAGGCACGATAACGTGGTGGGACGGCCTCGGGATTTTGCTTGAAGCCCTGCATATGCTTAAACACAGGGCGGATATCAGGTTAATTATGATAGGCTATGGAGCGGATTTAAAACTCGTGAAAGATACGGTTAAAAAGCTCGGATTGATGGAGCGTGTCATATTTTTTCCTGCCATGCCCTTTAAAGAGGCCTATGACTACCTGATAGCCTCAGACCTAGCCCCTGTGGTTAAGCTTATTGACACCTACGAATACACGCCAATCAAGTACTATGAGGCCATGGCCTCTGCTACACCGATAATCGCTAACGACATACTTTACATAAACGAGGCGGGCAAACACCGGTGGGGAAAAGTGCTGCCTCACCCCCCCTCGGCAAAAGACATGGCAGAGGCCATAGAACATTTCTACGCAATAAAAGATACACTGGATGCAATGAAAGAGGAAATCCTCAACTACGCCGAGTCTTTTCACACATGGGACAGACGTGTAGAGGCTGTCATCGCCGCTATGAGGGCGGTATTAGGGGAAGGACTCCATCCTTCCCCTAATACCAAGTTGCAGTCATTCGATTAACTTTGTTGGCTTCGTCTAAAGCTCCTTGACGTCTCCCCAAAGCTTACTCACTCTCTATTGAAACATACAAGGGGAATCCCCTGTGTGCTTTCTCCCAGCCGCCTCGTTACTCTTTTGACTGCTACAGGGTATAAAACTTGTTAAAGGACGTATTTTTATTATAAATTTAATGTCAAACCTGAACATGGCATTACCACACCGTTAAGAGTTTTTTCATATTTTCAGTCTCACCTTGTAAGCCAAAGGCTTTTTTTAGTTTTGACTCTCTGTATGAATCAAGCACAAGCCCCTTTTTGCCCTCAGTAACTTTAACGGCTCCCATTATGTCAGTCCTTAAAATCAGTGTGCTACTGAGCCTCTTTATCACCTCAGCCGAGGGATGGTCAAAGATATTACATCTGCCGGCACTTATCACGGAAACTCTTGGTGACACTGCCGACAGAAAACTATAACTGGACGACGTTTTGCTTCCATGATGAGCCACCTTTAAAACATCACTTTTAAGGTAATCCTTGATGCTCCCCATCGTCTGTTCCCCTTGTTGCTCAATGT includes:
- a CDS encoding argininosuccinate synthase, whose product is MKKVVLAYSGGLDTSVGIKWLKESFDADVTAFCADLGQGEELDHVREKALKTGASKVYVEDVKEEFVRDYVFPMLRANAVYEQYYLLGTSIARPLIAKKLIETAIKENAEYVAHGATGKGNDQVRFELGSYALKPDIKIIAPWRMWPFKSRQSLIEYASSHGIDIPVTKEKPYSTDRNVLHISYEGGILEDPWAEPPQDMFTLMVSPENAPDAATYVEIEYERGNPTAIDGKKTTPFELLSKLNKTAGSNGVGRVDVVENRYVGIKSRGVYETPGGTVLHIAHRAVESVTMDREVLHLRDSLIPRYAGMIYNGYWFSPERLTLQKFMDECQEEVTGTVRLKLYKGNCSVVGRKSPHSLYDARLATFEEEDVYNQADADGFIKLNALRLKTGRLKI
- a CDS encoding universal stress protein, which codes for MSKDAYQANLLGDIKSILLCTDCSEYSKYAVSEAVNLAGVCGTNLNILYVKENPSFLEDYTANEQRHMDEILEMAAANNVECSALIRYGLEPHEAIAEESRRLKTDIIVMGKHGGKGLSRLLMGSVTAKVIAYADCKVAVVPRDSEMKGETILLATDGSACSKAAEMEAIMMAKRCNKVKKLVSITVYPHEDKRYEYEEIVSSLESAAAENGVAVESLLLCHNDPYKAIVNVSLESGADLIIIGSHGRTGLSRLLMGSVSERVVALSFCPVLVVKGT
- a CDS encoding glycosyltransferase; the encoded protein is MFDTLVYVGGENAFERGAIGTHMRGVVNAFHNTSRFKIIFIGGKYHDEVNDGGIKAHEINILPVNRSTSMAGRMAACLRYSYSVIQALKKLMRNGSDFYVYTRYSLYTTPVVLTFLKKHGIKTIVEYNDVTTDVLLFEKNLNPGFSAGKLIRTGNLTVKAIQRLEAYSFKKAGLIVTMTEGLSRYIHGLTPEANVIVSNNATGIENIRYTRGIDKSGLRVKLNLSPDLFYICYLGTITWWDGLGILLEALHMLKHRADIRLIMIGYGADLKLVKDTVKKLGLMERVIFFPAMPFKEAYDYLIASDLAPVVKLIDTYEYTPIKYYEAMASATPIIANDILYINEAGKHRWGKVLPHPPSAKDMAEAIEHFYAIKDTLDAMKEEILNYAESFHTWDRRVEAVIAAMRAVLGEGLHPSPNTKLQSFD